The Papaver somniferum cultivar HN1 chromosome 3, ASM357369v1, whole genome shotgun sequence genome includes a region encoding these proteins:
- the LOC113357605 gene encoding argininosuccinate lyase, chloroplastic-like, with translation MQGTLINSSLLLPQQLSLISKSRFHLGFCKNTQKKKSAIFSVNETMRDSSSSSVILAEKKQNEKEEKLWGGRFEESVTDTVEKFSESISYDKALYKQDIKQSKAHATMLAKQGLMTASDRDAILQGLDEIEKCIEGGEFVWRTDREDVHMNIEAALTDLIGEPAKKLHTARSRNDQVVTDLRLWCRDAIDKILLCIKRLQVALVNLAKVNEGLIVPGYTHLQRAQPVLLQHLLLSYVEQLERDAGRLADCRSRLNFCPLGACALAGTGLPIDRFMTSDALGFTAPMRNSIDAVSDRDFVLEFLSANSIVAIHLSRLGEEWVLWASEEFGFLTPSDAVSTGSSIMPQKKNPDPMELVRGKSARVVGDLVTLLVLCKGLPQAYNRDLQEDKEPLFDSVKTIIGMLEVSTEFAQNITFNHERIQRALPAGHLDATTVADYLVNKNIPFRTSHDIVGRSVALCVSKKCELQDLSLDELKSLSPIFEQDVYEYLGVENSVKKFRSYGSTGSECVRDQLGYWSNKLEIDR, from the exons ATGCAAGGAACATTAATCAACTCCTCATTGTTACTTCCACAACAACTTAGTTTGATTTCAAAATCTCGATTTCATCTAGGGTTTTGCAAAAATACCCAAAAGAAGAAATCTGCGATTTTTAGTGTTAATGAAACTATgcgtgattcttcttcttcttcagtaataTTAGCAGAGAAGAAACAAAATGAGAAAGAAGAGAAGCTTTGGGGAGGTAgatttgaagaaagtgttactGATACTGTCGAGAAATTTAGTGAATCAATTTCTTATGACAAAGCTTTGTATAAACAAGATATTAAGCAAAGTAAAGCTCATGCTACTATGCTTGCTAAACAG GGTTTGATGACTGCCAGTGACAGGGATGCCATTCTTCAAGGTCTTGACGAAATAGAGAAGTGTATTGAAGGAGGGGAGTTTGTTTGGAGAACAGATAGGGAGGATGTGCACATGAACATTGAAGCAGCTCTTACCGATTTGATTGGTGAACCTGCAAAAAAGCTTCATACAGCTAGGAGCCGAAACGATCAAGTTGTTACAGATCTACGACTGTGGTGTCGTGATGCTATAGATAAGATCCTTCTATGCATCAAACGTCTACAG GTTGCTCTAGTAAACCTGGCTAAAGTAAATGAAGGTCTCATTGTTCCTGGCTATACTCATCTGCAAAGAGCCCAACCTGTGTTACTGCAGCATCTTCTCTTGTCATATGTTGAGCAG CTTGAACGTGATGCCGGACGATTAGCAGATTGCAGAAGTCGGCTTAACTTCTGCCCTCTTGGAGCATGTGCATTAGCGGGTACCGGCTTACCTATAGATAGATTTATGACCTCTGACGCTCTGGGGTTTACTGCACCCATGAGGAATAG CATTGATGCGGTTTCAGACCGTGACTTTGTTCTGGAATTCTTGTCAGCAAATTCAATTGTAGCTATCCATCTTTCTCGACTTGGTGAAGAATGGGTTTTATGGGCGTCGGAGGAGTTTGGGTTCCTTACCCCAAGTGATGCAGTCTCCACCGGCAGTAGCATCATGCCTCAAAAGAAGAACCCTGACCCAATGGAACTTGTTCGTGGAAAATCTGCCAGAGTTGTAGGAGACCTTGTCACCCTTCTTGTACTTTGCAAGGGACTTCCACAAGCTTACAACCGTGATTTACAG GAAGACAAGGAGCCTCTATTCGACAGTGTTAAAACAATAATAGGAATGCTTGAAGTGTCTACGGAGTTTGCACAAAATATCACCTTTAACCACGAAAGGATTCAAAGGGCTTTACCAGCTGGGCATCTTGATGCTACCACAGTTGCAGATTATCTAGTAAACAAG AATATTCCATTTAGGACTTCCCATGATATAGTTGGACGATCAGTTGCATTGTGTGTTTCAAAAAAGTGCGAGCTACAGGACTTGTCCCTGGATGAATTGAAAAGCTTAAGTCCAATTTTTGAGCAGGATGTTTACGAGTACCTTGGTGTAGAGAATTCAGTAAAGAAATTCCGCTCGTATGGATCAACAGGTTCGGAGTGCGTAAGAGATCAACTTGGTTACTGGTCTAACAAGCTCGAAATTGACAGATAA
- the LOC113357606 gene encoding uncharacterized protein LOC113357606 isoform X1 has protein sequence MARKGGRDEEENSHRISMLSSTSSRRRVMTDPFLLVCKCFSFFVSLAAILCILVNILSAFKSFKNGSDIFPMLCSCNRSIRCCCRNRMQIHFKVLEYWAGRGMLQIFVAVMTRAFPDVNGARKDLVLLQEVSSYLLLACGMTYLISAILTFS, from the exons ATGGCGAGAAAAGGTGGAAGAGATGAAGAGGAGAATTCTCATAGAATTTCAATGTTGTCATCAACATCATCTCGACGCAGAGTAATGACAGACCCATTTTTACTTGTCTGCAAATGCTTCAGCTTCTTTGTATCCTTGGCTGCAATTCTCTGCATACTTGTTAATATCCTTTCTGCATTCAAATCATTCAAAAATGGATCAGAC ATTTTTCCGATGTTATGCAGTTGCAATCGCAGTATTCGTTGTTGTTGCAGAAACAGAATGCAGATTCATTTTAAG GTATTAGAATACTGGGCTGGTAGAGGAATGCTTCAGATCTT TGTTGCCGTGATGACAAGAGCTTTCCCTGATGTTAATGGAGCGAGAAAAGATCTTGTTCTACTTCAAGAAGTATCAAGCTATTTGCTTCTAGCCTGTGGCATGACGTATCTAATTTCGGCAATTCTGACTTTTTCATGA
- the LOC113357606 gene encoding uncharacterized protein LOC113357606 isoform X2 translates to MDQTFFRCYAVAIAVFVVVAETECRFILRFWRVLEYWAGRGMLQIFVAVMTRAFPDVNGARKDLVLLQEVSSYLLLACGMTYLISAILTFS, encoded by the exons ATGGATCAGAC ATTTTTCCGATGTTATGCAGTTGCAATCGCAGTATTCGTTGTTGTTGCAGAAACAGAATGCAGATTCATTTTAAGGTTTTGGAGG GTATTAGAATACTGGGCTGGTAGAGGAATGCTTCAGATCTT TGTTGCCGTGATGACAAGAGCTTTCCCTGATGTTAATGGAGCGAGAAAAGATCTTGTTCTACTTCAAGAAGTATCAAGCTATTTGCTTCTAGCCTGTGGCATGACGTATCTAATTTCGGCAATTCTGACTTTTTCATGA
- the LOC113357607 gene encoding uncharacterized protein At4g38062-like, whose amino-acid sequence MEDMEKLIKELDDAKGKIEKLEAECQTKEDLSERLKRARDEQVAKIREANLEIDKQARELSAKTADFLDTKQMYEDIKNSMDEKESAVKHLRAVNEKLRSDYEEKLEKLEGDTRKLLVALDESNMKSEEQEQKVNSFKEEIAGLKELLNVTKKKCSEAEQRANGSKDLRKREDMCIQLEEENSKFKDQLKWKMEQFEHLQEAHNKIQDEFRLSKKEWAKEKSNLIDEISSSQTSLNSQIRISESLQSRLEMCNQALAHEESRRKLLEVQLSESKQSYENVFADYQEANSKVDILTAQRDEEIASLRNSLGTKQTLSKEMEFRIGQLEEENRELRGSLKEFQEARIQDAGAASSLLKIRNKLKGLEQVHKECSVNLKARESELALEEKQVQDLQMELEHTTSKILHLKLNNEEMSVLLNKLSGLEQVHKECSVHLKARESELDLKEKQIQDLQMELEQCNMTILQLKLDNEEMSVLLMVYKSGFSDAQSNLSNSKAATELCDFEKEEQIARLMEQLDEKNSSLEKAYAEMEECRQTVTSLEKKIESLNASNMSNSKVEMELHSKEKDEKIADLIGQLEEKKNSLLKAYDEIEKYRDIASSLEKKSELLEVSEQKHSAMQTELERYKRMLEESTEKCCDITSSLAKKSELLEVFEQQYSATKTELESYKRMLEESTEKCCDVTSSLEKKIELLEVSEQQYSAMQKELERYKEMIEELNTELAERTNEESEAEFELERWKSVAERLQVCLEENQEIRREMETSLLAQIEMEQILKQEKENLEAALEVKHSEFEEVRDQLGNKERTLEGVIEKLETDKILLGDEILKLTSEKKEFLDLLGDFSGRVSGFSDKDTELMARLESTMQSINKANELVTDLIENDDNEEVYDLNIENVNTLHTRSAKNVEFDLEGRSPLKERNISC is encoded by the coding sequence ATGGAAGATATGGAAAAGCTTATTAAAGAACTAGATGATGCTAAAGGTAAAATAGAGAAGCTGGAAGCTGAATGTCAAACCAAAGAAGATTTGTCTGAGAGATTAAAGAGAGCTCGTGATGAACAGGTGGCTAAGATTAGAGAAGCAAATCTGGAGATTGATAAACAAGCTCGAGAATTAAGTGCAAAGACTGCTGACTTCTTAGATACCAAGCAAATGTATGAAGATATTAAGAATAGTATGGATGAAAAAGAATCTGCAGTTAAACATTTGCGTGCTGTCAATGAGAAACTTCGATCTGATTATGAAGAGAAGTTGGAGAAATTGGAAGGGGACACGAGAAAATTGTTAGTTGCTTTGGATGAGTCAAATATGAAGAGTGAGGAACAAGAGCAGAAGGTTAACAGTTTTAAAGAGGAGATTGCAGGTCTTAAGGAACTCTTAAATGTGACAAAGAAAAAGTGTTCTGAAGCTGAACAAAGGGCAAATGGGAGTAAAGATCTGAGAAAGAGAGAAGACATGTGTATCCAACTTGAAGAGGAAAATAGCAAGTTTAAGGATCAGCTTAAATGGAAGATGGAGCAGTTTGAGCATCTCCAAGAAGCGCACAACAAAATCCAAGACGAGTTTCGGTTGAGTAAGAAGGAATGGGCTAAGGAAAAATCAAACCTCATCGATGAgatttcttcatcacaaacaagttTGAATTCACAAATTAGAATCTCTGAAAGTCTTCAAAGTCGGTTGGAGATGTGCAATCAAGCTCTTGCCCACGAGGAAAGCCGAAGGAAGTTACTCGAAGTTCAACTTTCTGAATCAAAACAGTCTTATGAGAATGTCTTTGCAGATTACcaagaagcaaattcaaaggTTGACATTCTGACAGCTCAAAGGGATGAAGAAATTGCATCACTGAGAAACTCGTTGGGGACGAAACAAACTTTATCGAAAGAGATGGAGTTCAGAATAGGCCAACTCGAGGAAGAAAATCGGGAGTTGCGGGGATCTCTTAAAGAATTTCAGGAAGCTCGGATCCAAGATGCCGGAGCAGCTTCTTCGCTGTTGAAGATACGTAACAAGCTTAAAGGTTTGGAGCAAGTTCACAAGGAATGCTCCGTGAATTTGAAAGCTAGAGAATCTGAATTGGCTTTGGAAGAGAAACAAGTCCAGGACCTGCAGATGGAGCTCGAACACACTACTTCAAAAATATTACATTTGAAGCTCAATAATGAAGAAATGTCTGTGTTACTTAACAAACTTAGTGGTTTGGAGCAAGTTCACAAGGAATGTTCTGTGCATCTGAAAGCAAGAGAATCTGAATTGGATTTGAAGGAGAAACAAATCCAGGACCTGCAGATGGAACTAGAACAGTGCAATATGACGATATTACAACTAAAGCTCGATAATGAAGAAATGTCCGTGTTGCTCATGGTGTACAAATCAGGATTTTCAGATGCTCAATCAAATCTGTCGAACTCGAAAGCTGCAACGGAACTTTGCGACTTCGAGAAAGAAGAGCAAATTGCTCGGCTAATGGAGCAGTTGGATGAGAAGAACAGCTCCCTGGAAAAAGCCTATGCTGAAATGGAAGAATGTCGTCAGACTGTAACATCACTGGAGAAGAAGATCGAGTCATTGAATGCATCAAACATGTCGAACTCGAAAGTTGAGATGGAACTCCACAGCAAGGAGAAAGACGAAAAAATTGCTGATCTGATAGGTCAGCTGGAGGAAAAGAAGAATTCATTGTTGAAAGCCTATGATGAGATTGAAAAGTATCGTGACATTGCTTCATCATTAGAGAAGAAGAGTGAGTTGTTGGAAGTGTCTGAGCAGAAGCATTCCGCTATGCAGACCGAGCTTGAGAGGTATAAAAGGATGCTTGAGGAATCAACTGAGAAGTGCTGTGATATAACTTCATCATTAGCGAAGAAGAGTGAGTTGTTGGAAGTATTTGAGCAGCAGTATTCCGCGACGAAGACCGAGCTTGAGAGTTATAAAAGGATGCTTGAGGAATCAACTGAGAAATGCTGTGATGTAACTTCATCATTAGAGAAGAAGATTGAGTTGTTGGAAGTATCTGAGCAGCAGTATTCCGCAATGCAGAAAGAGCTTGAGAGGTACAAAGAGATGATTGAGGAATTAAATACCGAATTGGCTGAAAGAACCAATGAAGAAAGCGAAGCGGAGTTTGAATTGGAAAGATGGAAATCTGTAGCTGAACGGCTACAAGTTTGCTTAGAAGAAAACCAAGAAATTCGAAGGGAGATGGAGACTTCACTTCTTGCACAAATCGAAATGGAGCAAATCCTTAAGCAAGAGAAGGAAAACCTTGAAGCTGCATTGGAAGTGAAACATTCAGAATTCGAAGAAGTTCGAGATCAACTTGGGAATAAAGAAAGAACTCTAGAAGGTGTGATCGAGAAGCTGGAAACTGATAAAATCCTCTTGGGCGATGAAATACTGAAGCTGACATCCGAGAAGAAAGAGTTTTTGGACCTTCTCGGAGATTTCTCTGGCCGGGTTAGTGGGTTTTCTGATAAAGACACAGAGCTTATGGCAAGACTAGAGAGTACCATGCAGAGTATCAACAAGGCTAATGAACTGGTGACAGATTTGATTGAAAATGATGACAATGAGGAGGTTTATGACCTGAACATAGAGAATGTAAATACACTTCACACTAGATCAGCAAAGAATGTTGAATTCGATCTTGAAGGAAGATCGCCATTGAAGGAGCGTAATATTAGCTGCTAA